Part of the Citrus sinensis cultivar Valencia sweet orange chromosome 2, DVS_A1.0, whole genome shotgun sequence genome, AGTTGGGGATTTTTAAGCATTCATTCTTTTTATAGTTTAAACCTTGTGCAGTGATACTTATTGTTTACTATTATTCTGTGTGAAGGAGGCTAGAGGACTTGATGCTGGACCACGGTTGACCCAAAAATTGATCGGCTTTGGAGATCATAGAACCTCCAACATAGTGGCCAGAATTGCGGACGAGGAAGTCGCACATGTCGCTGTTGGTGTTCACTGGTTTCTCTCAGTCTGTCAGAAAATGAAGCGTGCTCCTTGCTCCACCTTTAAAGGTTTGGCAGCCCTTATTAGTCACTTAACTGGTAATATTAGCTTTATACAGAGcacacaaaatataaatccTGTTTATGGGTATGCAGATCTGTTGAAAGAATATGATGTGGAGTTGAAAGGCCCCTTCAATTATTCAGCTCGGGACGAAGCTGGCATACCCCGTGATTGGTGAGAACATTGCGTTATGGTTTGGTTGTTGAGAACCTGAAGGTTTTGGGCTGAAATGTTGTGATTTTGATAGTTGCATTGGATTTTCTTGTTTGTatggctatatatatatatatattggggcttagttttattaatttgcatGAATAAGTAATAGTTGCCTTTGACAAGTTTCTTGCCTGAACTTCTGTCCAGGTATGACCCATCAGCTGCACATGAACAGGACAAGAATCAGAAACATGATGCTAATAACAAGCTTTCAGTGGTATATGATATGTGATATTGCACTTCCTATGCAACTTAGAGAAACTATGTTAGGGCAAAAGAGATTCTAATCAAATACTTTTGTTACAGGTTTATGAGAGGCTTGCTTCCATCATCTCCATGGAGAGTGAAaactcaaatttaaaaaggacTTCAGGGTAATGCTTATTAACCCAATCAGCCCCAATTGTTTGGTCGCCTGTTTCGAAAGTGTTGAGTAGGGACACTGCTAAATGTGATTGCTTGTCTTGCGATGGCCCCCGTTGCTTGGAAGTTGTTGATGCCAGATGAAGCCAAGAACCTTTTGTGGCACCTCATCTGTTTGCTGTTCAAACTTTTGCGGGGTTTGTCACAGCAGCTTCTTTCAAAGTGAGGTTAACTATTTTACTGTAAAATAGTTTGCATAATACTAACAATGTTCATAAACAAAATACCCCaaaaaagaagggaaaaaaagattCATTTTTCCTCGAATATGGACTTCTGTTATACCTCTACACGGATTTTAGTGATTCATGTAGGAAGTTAATGAAGACTAGAATTTGCAGTAGGTCAGTTTAGTAATTCCACAATGAATTATTGATGTATGTGATTCATGTATCTTCAACAAATGATCAGGCCGCCACGACTCTTGCATGGTGGATGCTATAAAATTGAAGGAGATAAGTATGAATCTCTAGAAAGCTTAGAGAGCGGTCAATTGTCATGTGGGCGGCAGCATATTTTGTTAACATTAGATTCGATTGTAAATAATGCCATCAGTTACCCAAATCATGTGCTACTGCTACTTTATGTATTACTTTTTAGAAAGCATATggggaaataaataattgcaGCATCTCCAAGTGCAATAACCATGCATGTGCGTTTTGAACCTTAAAACCTAATTTATTGTGTAGAGGTGTAAGTAGTGTTTTGACAACCCATGTGATTCCCCCCttctctcttctttatttcaattaaattttgaagttaAACTTCAATCAAACTttcttaaaatgataatttttattttacccccaaaattgtggaaatattaatttatcccATTTATTAAGGCACATTCAACTTGGTGTTAATCCTTTTGGGGCTAGTGATATTTGGGACAAAAACTGTGAAATATAAGAGATTGCACTAACCCTAAGAGTCTGGACTAATTGTGAATCCAATGCAATAATAGAGAGAGTTGAGGTTGGTCTTATACTTCATATTTAAGATCTTAGATATCTAGAGAAATAATTAGCTATCCAAAACATTTACAAGAGAATCGTTAGTTTCAATCTAATccttttttgtaaaagattaGGCcgaatttaattgaaattcaaCTATCAAATGGTGATACCAACAGCAGACATATTGTGTCTAAGTAATAATGTCAAGAAGGAAAATTGTGTTTCACAACACGCATATCAAATATTGCcactaaaataaaacaaatttaaagcaGCCATATTAGTTTTACTTAATACAGAGAAAACAGAGCATATCATAATTGACCAACAAATACATTAGAAGAATCATCTCGAAAGCTACAGGTAAAAACAAGGCGCatgaattattatattataataaataatagataaaGGGGGCAAAAAGGAATGCatttatttgatgaatatctcttctttctttgatCCGGAAACTTTTGGCTTCTGCTTTAATTCGAAGTTTGTTTTAAAGCAGCCGTCAGCACATAAAAAGCCGATTGACTACTCATCGTGATCGTGGGCTACTAAGGCTTCTCCCTGTTGCTGCTTACtacaaaaaagttaaaaaacgTGTCGTATCGCGCTCTCTCTCTTTTACTTTCGTTAAACAATTTGCCAAATCGATAATCAATTAGCAAAACGAAACAGAAACGAACACATTAACTCATAACTACTCGTCAATCAATCATCCATATCTTTTTGTCATCAAAAGTtcaaaacatattattcactgaagcaacaaattaacaaaatcttcttcatttcaagaaaacaaaagagagagactgaaaaagaaaaagaggaaattCATAATCATGTGCAACGCAGATGGAGATTGCAGGCCATTGGGCTTTCTCTTGGGCCTTCCCTTCGCCTTTCTCTCCCTCCTCGTCTCCATCGTCGGTGTCGTCGTGTGGATCGTCGGGTCGGTTAATTTTCACTCTTCTGttcatttctatttttctgCCCAAAGTTAAGTTTCTAGCGGAATTTGTCACTTCAACTGTCTCTGTCAAAGGCAtccaatatttttctttatttttttatttttttatttttttggcttttcaatTATCAAAGATCATCCCCCTATTAGTTGATAGTAGTTTAATCTTCTTCTGGGTGTCTAAAATTTCTCCGTTTGACGCTAGAATTTGTCTCTAAAATTATGTGCGCGACAAGTTTAGTGAATGCATTGCTTTTCTCTTCTGGGTTTCTTGACTTCTCACTAGTTGTAACTTTTCGTTAAAGCTCTGCTGGGGTCGTTGATAGTTTTTTCGTTTTTCTAGCATAAACATAGAATCTTGGCAGGATTAGAATCTGATTGAAGTCTTTTAGTTAATGCGAATATTGGTGATTGTGGGTGCAGGCTGTTGTTGACTTGCATATGCCCTTGTTGTTTGTGCTTGACCGTAATAGTGGAATTGGCTCTGGAATTGATTAAAGCTCCTATTCATGTCATGGAATGGTTCACTTCTCAGATCCCTTGCTAAATTTGACTTTATTCTCCTATGTTTTTGTTTCCACCGGTTTCTCACCTGCTTGTAAAGCTTGGCTTATCTCTCTTTTATGTATTTCTTGGATGATTATTAAGGCAGTATTCGGGTAGATTATAaggtaataaaaaattattatctacaAACACCTGAGAAATCCATTCATctgtttgttttcttcattATGGTGCAGAAaggtttcttttttggttacTTTGAACCCCCCCAATCAGATAACAGAACTACGTTTGAATTTCTTCTATTtgattgaaatattaaatctcGAGTTCTGTAAATTGTTGACTAAATCATCAAGttctatgtatatatatatatagagagagagagagagagagagagaaaggatCAAGCTCTAGGtattgttgttttttattaaGCATAAGACTGGAATAGATTAGTCAAGGGTTTGGACCCGCTCTTTGGAagctaatataatattatatgtctAAAGCCCAACATTTAGCCACTTACTGTTCTTGTATATAGTTTTGCAGTTTTGCATCGGCTTTGATTTTATATGCAAAGAAATTACTAGTCTTTGCTTGTTAATAATGAAAGCATGTAGATGGGAGCAATCTAATTGAGAAAGGTATAAATGATCTTGTTTTCAGATAAGACAACTATGAGGCTTTACGGATGCTCAAATCCCATCGCCATCTTCTATCTCATGATCTTCCAACTTCCAATTGCCATCTTCCCCTTGAACCATCCCTGTATTTTCCAAACACAACCATTTGCCAGGCACCAAATAGTCTTCCTTGAGAACATCCATCCTCTTGTTCACTAGCGCAATGTCTTGTTTAACTTCCAATTTAAACCCTCCTTTACTTCGCTTGAGTTCCGGCAATTCCATGAAAATATACCTCCATGCAATGCCAACTCCTTAGCTCTCCTGGGATTTCAAGTATTCTGACTTCTGGGTGTTAATCACTAGCTCTGCATCGACTCCACAGTATCCTCACCAGCAATGGATAACTAGGTATTTGATCTTGAAGATTACGCACACGTAACATGTGAAGATGTTCCATAGAATCACACAATTTCTTGAATTCAATATCTCCGACATACGGAGAGCCGAAGCTGAAGACAGTAACCGCAATTACTGGCTGAATCCTTCAGCTTGTTGAAACCCATTGACAACAATGTCTGCTGCGTTTAGAAGTGAAAGCGCTACGCCTATGGTGTGACTAGTTATTGTTTTACTGGCTTCCTCGTCCTCAGCATCATATACTCCCAGAAGTCGCTCCACCTCATCAAGAACCTAGTGGTATCAGCATGTAAACTTAGTACCGtcatttgaaattctttttatcATATGCACAAGCCAATGCAATTACCTGCTCTCTAGCACATTTCTCACCACTTGAACAGTATACCGAGAGCCAGCCCTTGTGAACCTTGACACTAGTTCTCCACTAGCCCATTCATTTGTTTGTACCGTTCCTCAGCCATGCTGTCAGTATGTCCCTCCTGCCCAGTGCAGCCTTTCCTTCATCGCAAGCAACAGCAATGTACCCGATCCAGTTTGATTCCTTGTGCCAACACTCGCTGGATAATGACTTGAAAATAAATGCGGCGGGAAGTGGAGAACTAGACGTCGCGTAAAGGAACTTGGTGACCTCGTACTTAAATGGATTGCCTTTGTATAAACCCACTCTGGAGAAgaaatttttccttccaaatTGACTGTCCCCAGCATACTTAAATGGATTGCCCTATCTCGATTGAATGCATCTTAGGTTGCTGAGCCCGCTCGCCGTAGTGGATGATGTAGCAGCGGAGGTCAATGTCTAGGATCCAAGAGGTCTTTCCAGTTATCGTTGCCGCTAAGAACcctccttttttcctttatgcTGCTTATCATTTGCTGAAGGACGAAAATGTTTCCGGGGCACTCGTAGATAACAAGAATAGCGTCAGCCGTCgggaatttgaatttatatttgaatttggaGTAACTGAGCTCGTTAGAGAACACTTTTAAGCGCCCGTGTCCTTCTTGTGATGCCAAATTCTCATTTACCATCGCGTCTATTgttattcttttcttctgcGAACATACCCGATCATTCAGATGAAACTCTGTGAAACACAAAACGGGTAAGCAACCTCGTTAGTGTTGGTTACATCACGTGAACTGCGAGGAGACGATCGCTTCTTGCACAAAAACTATCAACTGTTTGAAGCCCTCGTGCTACAGAAATAAGGTGCCTCGTAGCTATCAgcaaaaaattcagaaaaaggGCTGTGTGTCACGTTCACTCGCAAACGAAAATAATTCGACGTTGAGAAATTGAGAACCATGCAACGACTCTTTAGGATAAGAGATGATGCGTAGTTACGTTCAACCTTTTAATCACAAATAAAGACTGCTAGCGGATTCAAGAGAGAGCCACATAggaaaagttgaaattttctattaatgAAGTGATCGTTTTCTAATTAGCAGTAGTTTAACATGCATAAGATTAAAGATCACTGCACATTATCTAAGATGAGAGCAATTTATATACGACAATAATGAAAGCAGATGGACTGAAAAGCATCTAATTTTTGCAGTTACTAGAGCACAACTTCATCCTTCTCATGATAATCCAATATGAGATTCCAAAAGAtggattttacaaaattttcaattctctCTTCTAACTGAGACAT contains:
- the LOC102612716 gene encoding signaling peptide TAXIMIN 1 encodes the protein MCNADGDCRPLGFLLGLPFAFLSLLVSIVGVVVWIVGLLLTCICPCCLCLTVIVELALELIKAPIHVMEWFTSQIPC